A single window of Granulicella sibirica DNA harbors:
- a CDS encoding efflux RND transporter periplasmic adaptor subunit: MFRTTHPAALLTTLACLALVFSGCKATAPPALPPQAMPVKVSPVSLTPVPNSDTYVATIKSRRSATMQPQVDGNITRIFVTSGQSVKAGQVLMQIDPLKQLATVESQQGLESQQKAMYDYNRAEVERQKNLYQSGITSRQVYDQAVQAFENAKGSFNSSAASTNTQREQLAYYQIRAPFAGIVGDIPVHQGDYVSSTTLLTTLDENQQLEAYIYIPTDRAGLVHTGIPVDLVDTSGTVTTRSTVSFVSPQVDNGLQSILAKAEIPSSSKLRNQQIVNARVTWNTNPAPVVPILAVTRIGGQAFVFVAQPKGDGFVAHQVAVTLGETVGNNYPILAGLKQSDRVILSGLQFLQEGAPVRPLA; encoded by the coding sequence TTGTTCAGGACCACACACCCCGCAGCACTGCTCACAACCCTGGCATGTCTCGCCCTGGTTTTCTCCGGCTGCAAGGCCACCGCACCGCCAGCACTACCTCCGCAGGCGATGCCGGTCAAGGTTTCGCCTGTCTCGCTCACCCCTGTTCCTAATAGCGACACCTACGTCGCCACCATCAAGAGCCGTCGCTCCGCCACCATGCAGCCGCAGGTCGACGGTAATATCACCCGCATATTCGTAACCTCTGGACAAAGCGTCAAGGCGGGCCAGGTACTCATGCAGATCGATCCCCTCAAACAGCTTGCGACGGTCGAGTCGCAACAAGGCCTTGAGTCGCAGCAGAAGGCGATGTACGACTACAACAGGGCCGAGGTTGAACGTCAGAAGAACCTCTATCAGTCCGGCATCACCTCACGTCAGGTCTACGATCAGGCTGTGCAGGCCTTCGAGAACGCCAAAGGTTCCTTCAACTCGTCCGCCGCCTCCACCAACACCCAGCGTGAGCAGCTCGCCTACTACCAGATCCGCGCCCCATTCGCGGGAATAGTCGGAGACATCCCCGTTCACCAGGGCGACTACGTCTCCTCCACTACACTCCTCACCACCCTCGACGAGAATCAGCAGCTCGAGGCATACATTTACATTCCCACCGACCGCGCCGGCCTCGTCCACACCGGAATCCCGGTTGATCTCGTAGACACCTCCGGCACAGTGACCACCCGCTCTACCGTCTCCTTCGTCTCTCCTCAGGTCGACAACGGCCTCCAAAGCATCTTGGCGAAGGCGGAAATTCCCTCGTCCAGCAAGCTCCGTAATCAGCAGATCGTGAACGCCCGCGTCACCTGGAACACCAACCCAGCCCCGGTCGTACCCATTCTCGCGGTGACCCGTATCGGCGGCCAAGCGTTCGTCTTTGTCGCTCAACCCAAGGGAGACGGTTTCGTCGCCCACCAGGTAGCCGTCACCCTCGGCGAAACCGTAGGCAACAACTACCCCATCCTGGCTGGCCTCAAGCAATCCGACCGGGTCATCCTCTCCGGCCTCCAGTTCCTGCAAGAAGGAGCACCCGTAAGGCCCTTAGCCTAA
- a CDS encoding YIP1 family protein, with product MSEVVGAKPLSEAERVVDMFMAPSLTFADILRSTTWWLPFVLLVVVTTAATFTIDREVGFQQVAENQIHLSPKQEEALNSLPPADRATRVAISAKVTKYISYASPVLILLFSAIGALVLWGSFNFGLGARTSFGQMFAVWIYASLPRLLSGVLEIVTLCFGNNADSFNLKEPVGTNVGYYMADSAPWLRTGLGFLDVIGIWNMVLLIIGTAVVAKVKMGSAAAVIVGWWLLVLLLSVGASAAFN from the coding sequence ATGAGCGAGGTGGTCGGTGCAAAGCCGTTGAGCGAGGCGGAGCGCGTGGTGGATATGTTTATGGCGCCTTCGCTGACATTCGCTGACATTCTGCGAAGCACGACGTGGTGGCTTCCGTTTGTTCTGCTTGTGGTGGTGACGACAGCGGCGACGTTCACGATCGATCGGGAGGTGGGCTTCCAACAAGTTGCGGAGAATCAGATTCACCTGAGCCCGAAGCAGGAAGAGGCTTTGAATTCGCTTCCGCCGGCCGATCGGGCGACGCGCGTCGCGATCTCGGCGAAGGTGACGAAGTACATCTCTTATGCGTCGCCGGTGTTGATTCTTCTGTTTTCGGCCATTGGGGCTCTCGTGCTTTGGGGGAGTTTCAACTTCGGGCTGGGAGCGAGGACGAGCTTCGGTCAGATGTTCGCCGTGTGGATCTATGCTTCGCTGCCTCGACTGCTCTCGGGTGTCCTCGAGATCGTAACGCTTTGCTTCGGGAACAATGCCGATTCGTTCAATCTGAAGGAGCCGGTTGGGACAAACGTTGGGTACTACATGGCGGATTCGGCGCCGTGGCTGCGTACGGGGCTGGGGTTTCTGGATGTGATTGGGATCTGGAACATGGTGCTCTTGATCATTGGGACCGCCGTGGTTGCCAAGGTGAAGATGGGGTCGGCTGCGGCGGTGATTGTGGGCTGGTGGCTTTTGGTTCTTCTGCTGAGCGTAGGGGCTTCGGCGGCGTTCAATTGA